The Capra hircus breed San Clemente unplaced genomic scaffold, ASM170441v1, whole genome shotgun sequence genome segment ATCTCTTTGACTCACTAGAGCTTGTTAAGAGTAATATAAGGATTTATATTTCTATCTGAAATAATCTTTCTGATGACTTTGCCTTTCTTTTATTCAGGTCATGAGTCTCAATTGTTCTTTGTGGCAAGACAACAGCATGTCTGTGAAACGCTTTGCATTTGTCAAATTCTCTGAGGTCACTGAAcagtgtttccttttattttccctcATTCTAGTCATGTTTTTAGCATCACTGTCAGGCAATGCTCTCATAGCCCTTGCCATCTGGACCAATCCAGCCCTCCatacccccatgtacttcttcctggcCAACTTGTCTCTCTTGGAGATTGGATACACTTGCTCTACTATACCCAAGATGCTGCAGAACCTTGTGAGTGAGGCCCGAGGAATCTCTCGGGAGGGCTGTGCTATACAGATGTTTTTCTTTACATTATTTGGTATCAGTGAGTGCTGTCTTTTGGCAGCCATGGCTTTTGATCGCTATATGGCCATATGCTCCCCACTTCATTATGCAACACGAATGAGTCATGGAATGTGTGTCCATTTAGCAATGGTTTCTTGGGGAGTGGGTTGCATAGTAGGCTTGGGCCAAACCAGCTATATTTTCTCTTTAGACTTCTGCAGCCCCTGTGAAATAGACCACTTCTTCTGT includes the following:
- the LOC108634968 gene encoding olfactory receptor 10C1-like translates to MSLNCSLWQDNSMSVKRFAFVKFSEVTEQCFLLFSLILVMFLASLSGNALIALAIWTNPALHTPMYFFLANLSLLEIGYTCSTIPKMLQNLVSEARGISREGCAIQMFFFTLFGISECCLLAAMAFDRYMAICSPLHYATRMSHGMCVHLAMVSWGVGCIVGLGQTSYIFSLDFCSPCEIDHFFCDLPPVLALACGDTSHNEAAVFVAAILCISSPFLLIIASYGRILAAVLVMPSPEGRQKALSTCSSHLLVVTLFYGSGSVTYLRPKASRSPGVDKLLALFYTVVTSMLNPIIYSLRNKEVKTALRRTLGKKNVLTHR